A window of Solanum stenotomum isolate F172 chromosome 9, ASM1918654v1, whole genome shotgun sequence genomic DNA:
TGAGTACCATAGTAACAACTCAGGTAGTTGCATGGGTCCTACCTCACCCACACGGTAAGGATGTGGGTGTATACACTTGGTTACTGATGGTTACAGATGGTCCTACTGCATACCCTACATTCATATGCATTGCCTATCACAAGTATACTTGTTTGTTGATTGCACCCTACGGTTTATGTAGACTAGTTGGGTTATGTTTGTTGTATGTACCTAGCAGGCTTATGggttattttttagtttattgttTGATTATATTCTCCTCTCGTCCATGATGTATCTGATAGTTGATAGGTTGTGAGTTAGGTTTTGTGTAGCTAACTCTTGTATCTTAGGTTCCTGTGAGTAGGTTGCTAGCTTGTGTTCCAGATACGTTCTTGACTTGGTTCCTTATTCCTGGTATCCTATTTCTATATCTTATTTCTTGTCTATCTTATTATCTCATGTTTGATTATTTGTGCTATGCTTtacttcttagttgtagtttataCTTGTGTTATCTTTGGAGCTCAGCCGATCGATGTGTACTGAGTACTATTTTTGGTGATCATATTACACTTCTTCTCCCTCAAATCATAGTTTGGGTTCTTGTCATTGATATGGAGTCGTGTGCAATAGCTTGGAGTTTGTAGACTAGGGTGAACTCGTAGTGTTTGGAGTTACCAATTTCCATCCTTTTTTGGCTAGAttagaatttatgttgtattaagAGACAACATGTACGTGTATTGTATATTTAAAAGCTTTGTACACTTATTTTGATTAGACGCTCGATTACTTACAGATGCAAGTTCTTGGGGACGGTTTGTAATATTTCCTTTGATCTCTCTTTCTTCTCATTGTTATTAGCTTCCGCTTCTTGTTAGCTATCTTCCCTGTGGTAATATATTTCTTATGGCTCAAGGTTGAGGGTTAGGCTTACCTATTGATTTGGTGTAGTACATGCAATCATGACCAGAGAAATCGGGTCATGAAAGATTGgcataataatattattagaggtttaagagaaaaattaaattaataactaatagTAATAAGTAATAAAGTAACTACTAAGTGATATTGTAATAATAATCTAGCTAGCACTTTGTGACAATTAATATCTAATTAAAGAATTGATAATTTAGAATGGAGAACTAGAGATGAGAAACTTGAAATGTTTGAAAGTAAATATTGAATTCTTGAAAGTTAAATGAGTAGACAGATTGAGAGAATACTGTGGAAAAGTACGAATAAGAGAGGGTGTACTTATAGATTAATGTGGAAGGTTTTTTGGAATATATATATTGGTTAGTTGGATGCCCCGAAGATCAAGAAGATGAACTAGTATATGAGGATGATGATCTTACTTGGGGTAGTGTTGCTACGACAATTGAAGCTGATGAGagtatctatatatatatatatatatattatttttagttgttagcTGGACCAACAACGATCAAAATATTAACAAAgatctaattttttaaattagattCCCTAGAAAATCGTGCCTCCAATGGATAGCGTATTGTTCTTGGGCTGGTTTAATATGGGCTATTACAGTTCGGGTTGATTTTTGGTTGATCCGACCTAATTAACACCCTTCGtttgatttatttaaattaccattgaaattcaaaagattcaaaatcaAGACGAAAGTTTATAATTATTGGTTTGTCTAAGAgttcatgagtttcttttcaagGTATGTTCcatttttaacttctttattatttttaggcCACAGGTAACATTTATGAAAAGTAATATATGTGTGACATCTGAGTTTCTTTGTGCTTCTATATGTCCTTTTTATAAGAGATCttaatttttatacataaaaattgtaaaaagGATATTTTCTTCTACTAAAATTGTAAGAAGATAAGATATCTCATTCTTTTGTGTGTGTGCGCTTCTACAAGCACCATTTAGAATTTATATAGGTGTAGATTCTACTGCTTTATATCTTTTTGCTTTTGGGAATTTTATCTTTTGAACTATAAGAAATTCGTTGATATGGTCTTATGACCTCATTAATTTGTGGAAATTTTCTATTGGATACTCTACAGTAGTTACATTACAAAAACAAATCTAGAGTTTTAAGTGTGTTTAGAAGAAATGATTTTCTAATACTTTTCGTTATTAGTTTTATAGTCTTTCTATAATTAAGAGAGTTTTAGTTTTTTCatataaaacatttttatttttatgaatcgTAAATCTTAAAAAGGTAATTTTCTTCCACTCAAATTGTGAAAAAGGCTAGAGATCTCATTTCATGTAAATTCTGCAACATAGTGGATACAAAATTTAGCGAAAAATGATTTTCTAGCTCAACACAAATTTCTTTAGGTTTAAtgaatttttgataaaatatattcatCTTTACACGtaagaaataggaaaagaacatcatttaaaaaaattgtaaaaaaccAAGATAGCTCATTTTCTTCCAAGGAATTCTGAACAACTGCCATAAAAGTATGACCAACCCTTGATAACAAAGCATGTTTATTGTGGACACATGTTCTTTAATATtgtatgtattttaatttatatgacataattCTAACTTCGAGAGtcaaattttataattgtgATAGTACTAGAAGtcacaattatttataattcaaaatattcagAATGGGTAAGAAAAAGTTAGGGTCTATACTCATTGGACTctcaaaatcatatatatatatatatatatatatatatatataagagaaccttaggcccgcCTATGTGGCGCCATCACAAAtcagaattcccttttaatttatttatttacaaatttagccttccctttcatgaaaagttgcaacttttatgaaaagtccTCTCACTGACACTATTGATTGTGTTACAGAttctggtatgtatttttataataattaatttagaatttatgcttatgttattaaggctaaatgataagatgtaatcattttcattttcctttacatgattaatgtttgttactacgtaatcttgtatgtaagataatatagtattTTGGTTTTAATGCCTGATAGGTTttgagtattattttataaattttgtgatattaattCCAGCGTGAAgcgcgggtaattttactagttaaaAAAATTGCCACATAATTGAGAATGtgagaattttttaatttccttttttccaTAAGATATGGGATTATAGAATTGGCAGtttcaattttaattgtttaatttcttAGATTTTGTGCTATGTAAAAATATGACaagaaaattgaaacaaagagagtacaaaaataaagaatttcttATCATGAATATAGCgtattttttgggtttttgttTCTTCGCTTTCATGAAACAACGGCCTCCAAAGATGAGTTTCACGAAAAAATGAGGCAGTATAAAAACTCCTCAAAAATTGCGAGAGTCAAAAAATCCACTGACTAGGTGGTGGAAAGTCTTGTTGTCATGCCTCGTGTCGTACATATTTACATAACGGATAATGATATCACAGGCACATCTAATGATGGGGAGGGAAATATCCAAGGCGAGAAGTATGAGTGACATAACAGGATTTGTAAGGAAATTCTCATAAAAAATGGAAAGACCAAGGTCTTTTCAAAGCAGATGTCCTCCAAAGAGAACAAAGATACAAAGCCACTCcaagaaaatatagagaagTACATGGGAGTTAGACTGTGAAAATGGGGTAAGTGGGTAGAAGAAATTTTAGATGGAAGAAAGATTGTTCAATGTTTGTTAGGATGTTTTGACACTGTTGTAGAAGTTGCTTTGGCTTATGACAAGGAAGCCATTGAAATAAGAAATGCTACTGTTTTGAAAAACATTCTTGAGCCACTAGTGAAGGAAATCAACCCCATTAATACATTACCACCACTAAGGAAGACAAAAGGAAAATCCATACTATTTTAGTGGTGGAATGGTCTTGATGGGGTTGATATCCTTCGGTGGTGGCTCAAGAATGTTTGTCCAAGCATTAGCACCTCTTATCTCAATGGTTGTATTGTCATAAGCCAAAGCAGCTTCTACTGTAGTGGCATAACTTCTGAACCAACGTCGAACATTCTTTTTCCATCTCAAATTTCTGCTACCCACTTTCCCAATTTTCACAATCTTACTCCACtgtacttctttatattttcttgtagtAGCTTTGTATCTTTCTTCTCTTTGGACAACCTTTTTAAAAAGACCCTGGTCTTTTCATATTCTATGAGAATTTCCTTACACATCCTTTTTTATCGCTAAGAATTCTCACCTTAAAGATTTTCCTTCTCATCACTAGACGACTCTGTGGCGCCATTGTTCGTTATGTAAATACGTAcggaaaaaaaatcactaaatgGTACTATCAACTAATTAAGTACAATTGTTCTACCATCCGTATCTAAGTATTCATTTTTTGCAAGAAAAGGGTATACTCATTTCGTTTATTTCTATTAGTTTATTGGTGTTATGGAGAAGGGTCGAAAATATCCTTCAACTATTCTTGTTGGCATGCCTCGTGTCGTACATATTTACATAACGAACAACGATGTCACAAGCTCATCTAATGATGATGAGGGAAATATCCAAGGCGAGAAGTCTGAGGGACATAACAAGATTTGTAAGGAAATTCTCATAGAAGATGGAAAGACCAGGGTCTTTTCAAAGCAGATGTCCTCCAGAGAAAACAAAGATACAAAGCTACTCCAAGAAAATGTAGAGAAGTACAGGGGAGTTAGACTATGAAAATGGGATAAGTGGGTAGAAGAAATTTTAGATGGAAGAAAGATTGTTTAATGTTTGTTAGGATGTTTTGACACTGAAGTTAGTTTGGCTTATGACAAGGAAGCCATTGAAATAAGAAATGCTAATGCTTTGAAAAACATTCTTGAGCCACCAGTGGAGGAAATCAACCCCATTAATACATTACCACCACTAAGGAAGACAAAAGGAAAATCTATACTTTCTTAGTGGTGGTATGGTCTTGATGGGGTTGATTTCCTTCGGTGGTGGCTCAAGAATGTTTGTCCAAGCATTAACACCTCTTATCTCAATGGTTATATTGTCATTAGCCAAAGCAGCTTCTACTGTAGTGGCATAACTTCTGAACCAACATCGAACATTCTTTCTTCCATCTCAAATTTATGCTACCCACTTTCCCAATTTGCACAGTCTTACTCTGCtatacttatttatattttcttggaGCAGCTTTGTATCTTTCTTCTCTTTGGACAACATCCTTTTTAAAAAGACCttggtcttttcattttctatgAGAGTTTCCATACACATCCTTTTAAGTCGCTTAGAATTCTCACCTTGAAGATTTTCCTTCTCATCACTAGACGACTCTGTGGCACCATTGTCCGTTATGTAAATACGTACGAAAAAAGAAATCATTAAATGTCACTATCAACTAATCAAGTACAATTGTGCTACCGTCCATGTCTAAGTATTCATTTTTTGCAAGAAAATGGTATACTCATTTCGTTTATTTCTATTCGTTTATTGGTATTATGGAGAAGGGTCGAAAATATCCTTCAACTATTTTTGTTGTCATGCCTCGTGTCGTACATATTTACATAACAGACAATGATGTCACAGACTTGTCTAATGATGAGGAGGGAAATATCCAAGGCGAGAATTTTGAGTGACATAACAGGATTTGTAAGGAAATTCTCATAGAAAATGGAAAGACCAGGGTCTTTTCAAAGCAGATGTCCTCCAAAGAGAACAAAGATACAAAGCTACTCCAAGACAATATAGAGATGTACAGGGGAGTTAGACTGTGAAAATGGGGTAAGTGGGTAGAAGAAATTTTAGATGGAAGAAAGATTGCTCAATGTTTGTTAGGATGTTTTGACACTGAAGTTAGTTTGGCTTATGACAAGGAAGCCATTGAAATAAGAAATGCTAATGCTTTGAAAAACATTCTTGAGCCACCAGTGGAGGAAATCAACCCCATTAATACATTACCACCACTAAGGAAGACAAAAGGAAAATCTATACTTTCTTAGTGGTGGTATGGTCTTGATGGGGTTGATTTCCTTCGGTGGTGGCTCAAGAATGTTTGTCCAAGCATTAACACCTCTTATCTCAATGGTTATATTGTCATTAGCCAAAGCAGCTTCTACTGTAGTGGCATAACTTCTGAACCAACATCGAACATTCTTTCTTCCATCTCAAATTTATGCTACCCACTTTCCCAATTTGCACAGTCTTACTCTGCtatacttatttatattttcttggaGCAGCTTTGTATCTTTCTTCTCTTTGGACAACATCCTTTTTAAAAAGACCttggtcttttcattttctatgAGAGTTTCCATACACATCCTTTTAAGTCGCTTAGAATTCTCACCTTGAAGATTTTCCTTCTCATCACTAGACGACTCTGTGGCACCATTGTCCGTTATGTAAATACGTACGAAAAAAGAAATCATTAAATGTCACTATCAACTAATCAAGTACAATTGTGCTACCGTCCATGTCTAAGTATTCATTTTTTGCAAGAAAATGGTATACTCATTTCGTTTATTTCTATTCGTTTATTGGTATTATGGAGAAGGGTCGAAAATATCCTTCAACTATTTTTGTTGTCATGCCTCGTGTCGTACATATTTACATAACAGACAATGATGTCACAGACTTGTCTAATGATGAGGAGGGAAATATCCAAGGCGAGAATTTTGAGTGACATAACAGGATTTGTAAGGAAATTCTCATAGAAAATGGAAAGACCAGGGTCTTTTCAAAGCAGATGTCCTCCAAAGAGAACAAAGATACAAAGCTACTCCAAGACAATATAGAGATGTACAGGGGAGTTAGACTGTGAAAATGGGGTAAGTGGGTAGAAGAAATTTTAGATGGAAGAAAGATTGCTCAATGTTTGTTAGGATGTTTTGACACTGTTGTAGAAGTTGCTTTGGCTTATGACAAGGAAGCCATTGAAATAAGAAATGCTAATGCTTTGAAAAACATTCTTGAGCCACCAGTGAAGGAAATCAACCCAATTAATACATTACCACTAAGGAAGACAAAAGGAAAAATCCACACTTTCTTAGTGGTGGTATGGTCTTGATGGGGTTGATTTCCTTCGGTGGTGGCTCAAGAATGTTTGTCCAAGCATTAGCACCTCTTATCTCAATGGTTGTATTGTCATAAGCCAAAGCAGCTTCTACTGTAGTGGCATAACTTCCAAACCAACGTCGAACATTCTTTCTTCCATCTCAAATTTATGCTACCCACTTTCCCAATTTTCACAGTCTTACCgatacttctttatattttcctGGAGTAGCTTTGTATCTTTCTTCTCTTTGGACAACATCCTTTTTAAAAAGACCTtggtcttttcattttttaagagAATTTCCTGACACATCCTTTTATGTCGCTTAGAATTCTCACCTTGAAGATTTTCCTTCTTATGACTAGACGACTCTATGGCGCCATTGTCTGTTATGTAAATACGTACGAAAAAAGAAATCATTAAATGTCACTATCAACTAATCACAATTGTGCTATCGTCCGTGTCTAAGTATTCATTTTTGTAAGAAACTGGTATACTCATttcgtttatttttattagtttattggTAGTAtggaaaagggttaaaaatatCCTTCAACTATTTGAGTTTGTAAAAAAAACTACTCTTCATCCACCCTTCGGCCCCAAAATACCCTTGCATTAATCTTTTGGCTCAGAATACCTTATATATTTACCATTTGTCTCatatttgtcattatttgtaaaaactacttaaaagtaaaattattaaatatatatttattatgttgcCTAATTTGATTTGGTCCAAATTAAACCCttttcaaataagaaaaatcaCGTATGATTAATATTTTGATTCAATATGCTTGAAAATaagattcaaaaaattattcatattaTGATATCTTCTTATAGGTCTTCATATAAAGGTTTTCATCAAAGTTGCCTTGGAAAGAGACACTCTCTTTTCAATATTCTACTAAAGAAGACTCATCTCACATAGTTGAACAGTATTTCTAAAGGACATTGGGTGAAAGTTTTAACAATCTTAAATAAGGAAAATTGACTACCTTAATACTCCTctattcaatttgtttgtcgtacttttctttttggtaagtttcaaaaacatatattttcctttttttggcaTCAcatgtttaagaaaaaaaaaattaaatgatattttggtacattttacATATATTCATCTAATACCACAGGTTTCGAagtttttctttactttcttaaacttcatgtcaaatcaaaactagacaaacaaattaaaaaaaagaagtatctatttttctaatttttttattatggaAATGAACTAACCTTTGTTCCGTTTAACTACACATGAATGTTTATCAAGAATATTGCAATTCCATGAGCACACTTTCTCTTAGTATCATGGAATTCTTAGGGATGAGCCTAGGCATATGGAAGAGccactataaaaaaaaatcgaagacAATAAATGCATAATGAGACTCAAACACTATCCTCCATTCTAGAAACAAGAGCTCACCTTAGTAATAGGTACGATCCAACATCATTAACCGTTCTTCATCAAGATTGTGTTAGCAGACTTCATGTTTTTGTGGACAATGAATGGTACTCCATCAGTCCAAATTTCCATTCTTTTGTGGTTAACATAGGGGACACAATCATGGTAAGCGAATTAACACATGAGAACTATATAATAAACTAATGTACTATATACAAATCATATAAACAGAGAAAATTAGACAAACAATACATATTTATGTGAAAAATAATACATGATCTTTTTACATGACGACGTACAATGATATACATCATGATCGTGCTTAGGACATacaatatgaatatgatgttcTTCACATAATTGATCATGTGGGGTTATAacatatttggttttttttccttttgcgAGTGCTATCGAATGGTAGATACCAAAGTTGTTTGCAGAGAGTAGGGATAAACAACAAGAATCCTAGGAAATCActtgctttctttctttgttcAGACAAAAGTAAGGTGGTGATGCCAATTAACATGGCCTACCCTCTTATAGTTTAATCAGGAGCATCATAGAGTTGATACGAACACTCTTCAAGCTTGTCAAATTGGCTTTCAACGCAATACTACACAAGCTAAAGAGCTATACATATGAGGTTCAAGATTGAAGACTTTGGAATTTCGTTTATGTATGTTGAATCTTTTCTTGTAGTTTTATTAAGTTAGactctatgttgctcggactctccaaaattaTTGCCGCACCTATGTTAGATTTTCGAAAATACATTACTTTTGGAGTATCTGACAAACACATgtcaacatttttgaagaatccaacCAACATATATAGAGTTATTCATAGTATTTAGGAGTTGATCTCTATTGTTTGGTAAGCAgttgaataaataaatgtataaattCAAGGGCAAAATCTGAAATTACATTAAAGGTATCCATGATTTAATATATacgtatgaaaaatatttttgattgatATACTTCTtacatttttctatatatatagtataatttttcgacaAGTAGTGTCTAACTGACCACCCTAAGCTATATGTGGGTATGCCACTAGTTGATGAAGTTGAAATATAGGACATAGTTATCTATTTCTCGGTTAGGTTTTAGTCTTTAAATACATATCTTTTGTTATGTTAGTCAATAATATAATGTTCTCTAGTgcaataaaattttattcttcaattttcattCCATTGTTATTTTCCTTCATTTGTTTTCTTTCAAACACCAATGGATCTAGAGCCATTTTTATACATGGAATCACAaagtttttgtttaaatatatcCTACACACTACACAAAAAatgtgtaacaccccaaaaaaaactTAAGCTAAGACCcaaaccattcttcatttgtgtATAAGATCGTATCgagttatttttaaattgttctTAGGAGTTAAGGTCAATTCATTAGTATGAGAATatatttggatatgaattacgGTCACAAGAATCTCccagcacaaagttgagttagaagtttcaaattaacttttgaTATAAGATTATACTTAGACTAACTTCAAACGATCTTATCTCTCAGCATATAATCAATTAGGTGGCATATgatctatcaaattaaatttgtgTGAGTCATCTTTCTAATGCCACCAAGTTGGCCTCATTTCGAgttcggagtaaaaagttatgcccattttagtgaagccctgtcaggCAGTCGATGTTCTACGCCTGGAACTACAGATGGTGGAATGTTCCATTGACCGTAGAGCGTTTTTCTTTTTCAGAAATTTCATGCACGTGTTCCAGGGTTACTTTGGTCCTTTCCCAAGCTTTTTTGCCCTATTGTAAGTCGTTTTGGGTGTTTTAGCTGAGTATATCATTCAACTAACTAGTTTTCCTCTCAAAATCATCAATCTAAACATTCAAGTATCTTGAAATTCTCTCAAAACTCACCTAGGTTTCCTCTTctccatcaagaactctaaaacttttaaagtaaaaaattcaaaatacaaaGAGAAGTCTTCCACCCAAGGTTTTCCCAAGTTCTTCCAATCTAGAAACTCCATAAAAGAGTTTCCTTTCTCAAGATCAAGCTTCAAGATTCCTAGACCAAAGATTTCCTCCAAGAAAACTAATGTTCTTCCTCAGGCTCAAGAAAAAACAAGTCTCTATCAAAGTTTTCGGTCTAATAGCTTCATAATCAAGTATGTAAGACTACTCATAGTGATTGACTAGTTCGTCCTCCTGCTCTACATCTCAATTCAGACAGTGAAACGTTATGTTTAGAGTTCTATTCAAAGATTTCTTGAAATCTGAATTCAGTTGTATTTCTTATTCTGAGTTCCAAATTCATTAATTGTtgagattttaatttttattatgcatattgaattataaattgttgtttATGCTTTGTATTACATGAACCCTAATTGCTTataaaattcatgtttataaAGGCTATTATATGAGATTTCTTACACATTGATTTCAGACTTGAAATGTAAGTACATGAGCATACGTTTTAACTGAATATTTCAGAAAGACTTACTAAAGAAAGAATCAAATGGTTTCATATGTACTATTTGGTACTTGATAAAGAGAAAGAGCATAATTGATTTTCTTCTGAAAAAGTAATTTAGTaaagaaaagtgaaaataaaGTAGAGAACTATCCCTTTCTTTGTAAAGGGTGGTTGAGCATAATTGATATGatttattttgggagtagtattgaacaccaaaTTGGGTAAGAATCTAGTTTTAACTTGAAGTCCCATAAAACTATGTAGCCAATGTATGATAGAATTGCACTGACTTTTCAGATGACTCCTCACTG
This region includes:
- the LOC125877413 gene encoding ethylene-responsive transcription factor CRF6-like is translated as MAPQSRLVMRRKIFKVVQREERYKATTRKYKEVQWSKIVKIGKVGSRNLRWKKNVRRWFRSYATTVEAALAYDNTTIEIRGANAWTNILEPPPKDINPIKTIPPLK